The Parcubacteria group bacterium genome has a window encoding:
- a CDS encoding class I tRNA ligase family protein yields the protein MERYEHQKIEAKWREAWTAANVYKTTEDPKKEKFYILDMFPYPSGDGLHVGHPKGYIATDVISRYKKMNNFNVLHPMGWDAFGLPAEQYALKNKMHPKIATDHNIATFKKQLEKISLNYDWEREISTIDPSFYKWTQWTFIRMFKKGLVFQSNEPINWCPSCKTGLANEDLENGACERCGTPIEKKKIPQWVIKITDYADRLLADLDKLEWQDHIKELQRNWIGRSEGAKIQFKITCHPELVSGSQTNEQLYIDVFTTRPDTLFGATYMVLAPEHPLVDKFLSCHAELVSASQADAKEILKQVQDDKKNCYCAILNDGEVRQYQKQTLTKTEIERTTEGREKTGVKLEGVMAINPANGAEIPIYIADYVLADYGTGAIMAVPAHDERDWEFAKRYDIPIVQVVAELDETKGKYTVRDDKKSEERRSITVIIKHWAEDRYYCLDWRKSDNDWTSFVIGGVEDGETIEETAVREAREETGYQNMRVVRRVGQVIRSRFFAAHKDINMKDAVRECVYLELIDDAFIAPDEKHTKNHDGMWIEKEDVDEFLNLPAQKTYWRQFLTGEDVYTGSGVMMNSGEFDGMDSEEAKKAITEKVGGEMTVNYKLRDWVFSRQRYWGEPIPLIHCAKCGVVPVPEEELPLTLPEVDNYEPTGTGESPLAAISDWVNTVCPTCGGEAKRETNTMPQWAGSSWYHLRYIDPKNDTAIIDKDKDAYWSPVDFYVGGAEHATRHLIYARFWHKFLFDIGAVAYDEPYKKLQTVGLIMAEDGRKMSKRWGNVINPDEVIDRFGSDTFRMYEMFMGPFDATVAWSTESLIGPRKFLERLWKFFGNGFTGNSDPQIQKVLHKTIKKVGEDIDAMKYNTAIAQMMILMNTMEKHKTMTTGDMEKFLLILSPFCPHITQELWSQLGRDSFILQEQWPMYDAEKIIDDEITLAVQVNGKVRDQITVSADITEEDAKAQALASEKIQKYTAGKDPKKIIFVKGKLISIVV from the coding sequence ATGGAGCGATACGAACATCAAAAGATCGAGGCAAAATGGCGAGAAGCGTGGACTGCTGCCAATGTGTACAAAACGACAGAGGATCCGAAAAAAGAGAAATTCTACATTCTCGATATGTTTCCGTATCCGTCAGGTGACGGTTTGCACGTAGGTCATCCCAAGGGATACATTGCAACAGATGTGATCTCGCGGTACAAAAAAATGAATAACTTCAATGTATTGCATCCGATGGGGTGGGATGCTTTTGGACTTCCGGCAGAGCAATATGCACTCAAAAATAAAATGCACCCAAAGATCGCGACAGATCACAATATTGCAACGTTTAAAAAGCAGTTAGAAAAGATCTCGCTGAACTATGATTGGGAACGAGAGATTTCCACAATAGATCCATCGTTTTACAAATGGACCCAGTGGACGTTTATCCGCATGTTCAAAAAAGGATTGGTGTTTCAATCCAATGAGCCGATCAACTGGTGTCCGTCATGCAAGACGGGACTTGCCAATGAGGATCTGGAAAATGGTGCGTGTGAACGATGTGGTACGCCGATCGAAAAGAAAAAGATCCCGCAATGGGTGATCAAGATCACGGATTATGCGGACAGACTTCTCGCTGATCTGGATAAACTTGAATGGCAAGATCACATCAAAGAATTGCAACGCAATTGGATCGGACGATCAGAGGGTGCAAAAATTCAATTCAAAATTACATGTCATCCTGAACTTGTTTCAGGATCTCAAACGAATGAACAGTTATATATTGACGTATTTACCACGCGTCCGGATACGCTTTTTGGTGCAACCTATATGGTACTCGCTCCTGAACATCCACTTGTTGATAAATTTCTCTCTTGTCATGCTGAACTTGTTTCAGCATCTCAGGCTGATGCAAAAGAGATCCTGAAACAAGTTCAGGATGACAAAAAAAACTGTTATTGTGCTATTTTAAATGATGGCGAAGTTCGACAATATCAAAAACAAACGCTTACAAAGACAGAGATCGAGCGCACGACAGAAGGACGAGAAAAAACCGGTGTGAAGCTCGAGGGTGTGATGGCGATCAATCCTGCGAATGGTGCGGAGATCCCGATCTACATCGCGGATTATGTCTTGGCTGATTATGGCACAGGCGCGATCATGGCGGTGCCGGCACACGATGAAAGGGATTGGGAGTTTGCAAAGAGATATGATATTCCGATCGTGCAAGTGGTTGCCGAACTGGATGAAACCAAAGGAAAGTATACGGTACGTGATGATAAGAAAAGTGAAGAGCGACGTAGTATCACTGTCATTATCAAGCATTGGGCAGAGGATAGATATTATTGTCTCGATTGGCGAAAATCTGATAATGACTGGACGAGTTTTGTGATCGGCGGAGTTGAGGATGGTGAGACGATCGAAGAAACGGCAGTGCGTGAGGCGCGAGAGGAAACGGGGTATCAAAATATGCGTGTCGTGCGTCGTGTAGGTCAGGTGATCCGCAGTCGATTTTTTGCAGCGCACAAAGATATCAATATGAAAGACGCGGTACGTGAGTGTGTCTATCTCGAACTCATAGACGATGCATTTATTGCACCGGATGAAAAGCATACAAAAAATCATGATGGCATGTGGATAGAAAAAGAAGACGTTGATGAGTTTCTCAATCTTCCTGCACAAAAAACGTATTGGCGGCAATTTCTCACGGGTGAAGACGTGTATACTGGTAGTGGCGTGATGATGAATTCCGGAGAGTTTGATGGTATGGATAGTGAAGAAGCTAAAAAGGCAATTACAGAAAAAGTGGGCGGGGAGATGACGGTGAATTACAAATTGCGCGATTGGGTATTTTCTCGCCAACGATATTGGGGTGAGCCGATCCCGCTCATTCACTGTGCGAAATGTGGTGTCGTGCCAGTACCGGAAGAAGAACTGCCTTTGACACTTCCTGAAGTTGATAACTATGAACCGACAGGCACGGGCGAGTCACCGCTTGCGGCGATTTCTGATTGGGTCAACACAGTTTGTCCCACATGCGGAGGAGAAGCAAAGCGTGAGACCAATACGATGCCACAATGGGCTGGGTCAAGTTGGTATCACCTGCGTTATATCGATCCCAAAAACGATACGGCAATTATTGATAAAGACAAAGATGCATACTGGTCGCCAGTCGATTTTTATGTAGGTGGTGCAGAGCATGCGACGAGACATCTCATCTACGCGCGATTCTGGCACAAGTTCCTCTTTGATATCGGTGCGGTCGCCTATGATGAGCCATACAAAAAATTACAGACAGTCGGACTGATCATGGCAGAGGATGGACGCAAGATGTCCAAGCGATGGGGCAATGTGATCAATCCGGATGAAGTGATCGATCGCTTTGGCTCTGATACATTTCGCATGTATGAAATGTTCATGGGACCATTTGACGCAACCGTTGCGTGGAGCACGGAGAGTTTGATCGGTCCGCGCAAATTCCTCGAACGTTTGTGGAAATTTTTTGGCAATGGATTCACCGGCAATTCAGATCCTCAGATCCAGAAAGTATTGCACAAAACGATCAAAAAGGTGGGCGAGGATATCGATGCGATGAAATACAATACAGCGATCGCACAGATGATGATCCTCATGAACACAATGGAAAAACACAAAACAATGACAACGGGAGATATGGAGAAATTTCTCCTTATCCTCTCACCGTTCTGTCCGCACATTACGCAAGAATTATGGTCGCAGTTGGGTCGTGATTCATTCATCTTGCAAGAGCAGTGGCCAATGTATGATGCGGAAAAGATCATCGATGACGAGATCACGCTCGCAGTGCAAGTAAACGGCAAAGTGCGCGATCAGATCACCGTGAGTGCGGATATCACAGAAGAGGACGCCAAGGCACAAGCGCTTGCAAGTGAAAAGATCCAAAAATACACCGCCGGCAAAGACCCAAAAAAGATCATCTTTGTAAAAGGGAAGTTGATTAGTATCGTTGTGTAA
- a CDS encoding virulence RhuM family protein: MTKNNHQITIKDELTEFLLYTAPSGKVKVEIYFHDENIWLNQDKMARLFGVQQPAIAKHLKNIFESGELLENSVHSILEYTANDGKKYQTKFYNLDAIISVGYRVNSSQATQFRIWATERLKEYIIKGFTMDDERLKNGRYFDKDYFLELLERVRSIRASERKIYQQITDIFAECSMDYSPTSEIAKNFYAMIQNKFHFAITGKTAAEIVYETVDKQKPFMGLKTWKNSPKSRILKSDTIIAKNYLTEDKIKKLERGIVGYFDYIERLIENRTALTMEKLAESVNNFLEFNKYEVLEGKGTISRAQAEQKAFQEYDEYNKTQSIESDFDKFVKSLPTGEK, encoded by the coding sequence ATGACTAAAAATAATCACCAAATCACCATCAAAGACGAACTGACGGAATTTCTGCTTTACACAGCGCCAAGTGGCAAGGTAAAAGTGGAAATTTACTTTCATGACGAAAATATTTGGCTTAACCAAGATAAGATGGCCAGATTGTTTGGTGTGCAACAACCAGCTATTGCTAAGCATTTAAAGAATATCTTTGAAAGTGGCGAATTGCTGGAAAATTCAGTTCATTCCATTTTGGAATACACTGCCAATGATGGCAAAAAATACCAAACAAAGTTCTATAATCTTGATGCCATTATTTCGGTTGGCTATCGGGTAAACTCATCGCAAGCCACTCAGTTTCGTATTTGGGCAACGGAAAGGCTTAAGGAATACATCATCAAAGGTTTCACCATGGATGATGAGAGATTAAAGAACGGAAGATATTTCGACAAAGATTACTTTCTCGAACTCTTGGAAAGAGTCCGTTCTATTCGTGCCAGTGAGAGAAAAATTTATCAGCAAATTACGGATATTTTTGCTGAATGTAGCATGGATTATAGCCCCACGTCAGAAATTGCCAAGAATTTTTATGCAATGATCCAAAATAAATTTCATTTTGCCATTACCGGCAAAACCGCAGCTGAGATTGTTTATGAAACAGTAGACAAGCAAAAACCTTTCATGGGACTCAAGACTTGGAAAAATTCGCCAAAGAGCAGAATTCTGAAATCAGACACAATTATTGCCAAAAATTATCTTACTGAGGATAAAATAAAGAAACTAGAAAGAGGCATCGTCGGCTATTTTGATTACATCGAAAGACTGATTGAAAATCGCACTGCTCTTACGATGGAAAAATTGGCGGAGTCCGTGAACAACTTTTTGGAGTTTAATAAGTATGAAGTGCTTGAGGGAAAAGGCACGATTTCTCGCGCCCAAGCAGAACAAAAAGCATTTCAAGAATATGATGAATATAATAAAACACAGTCAATAGAATCGGATTTTGATAAATTTGTAAAATCTTTACCGACTGGAGAAAAATAA
- a CDS encoding NUDIX hydrolase, with protein sequence MENRPKVGIGVLVLKDGKVLFGKRKNAHGDGSWCFPGGHLEFNESWEECAARETLEETGLSIKNVNFVAATNDIFPIEGKHYITIFMTAEYESGDLQIMEPKKCEQWSWFDWTNPPQPLFIPQQNLIKQGFKPFK encoded by the coding sequence ATGGAAAATAGACCAAAAGTCGGAATTGGAGTTCTCGTTTTAAAAGATGGCAAAGTTCTCTTTGGTAAACGTAAAAATGCTCACGGTGACGGTTCGTGGTGTTTTCCTGGTGGTCACCTTGAATTTAATGAGTCATGGGAAGAATGTGCGGCACGTGAAACTTTGGAAGAAACTGGCTTGAGCATTAAAAATGTAAACTTTGTCGCTGCTACCAACGACATTTTTCCGATTGAAGGTAAACACTACATCACTATATTTATGACTGCTGAATATGAATCGGGCGATTTGCAAATTATGGAACCAAAAAAATGTGAACAATGGTCATGGTTTGATTGGACTAACCCACCCCAACCCCTATTTATTCCCCAGCAGAATCTGATTAAACAAGGTTTTAAGCCATTTAAATAA